The Funiculus sociatus GB2-C1 sequence CTAGATTGCTACCAGCACCGCCCAAAACCACGATTGTCCAAGCGTTGAAAGTAATTAGAGGCTCAAAATTAGTCGGGTAAACTGTTTTCAGATACCAAGCATAGAACGAACCAGCGACACCCGCGATCGCGCCCCCCAACATAAACGCTTGCAACTTGTACCAAAAAACATTTTTTCCTAACGCTTTCGGTATTTGCTCATCTTCGCGGATAGCTTTCAGCACTCGACCCCAAGGCGATCGCACCAACCTCTCCAGCAGCCAAAACGTCAGCCCTAACACCAACAGGGACAACACCATCAACCCAATATTCAAATCCAGTGGCAGAGAATCTAGTGGCAGCGCATACCCCGATCTCCCTACTGAAGTACGAGCTTGCACCCCAAAGCTGCCAAAAGTCAACTCCTCCTCATTCAGCGCCACCAGACGCAGCAACTCAGCAACCCCAATAGTAACAATGGCCAGATAATCCTCCCGCAACCGCAGCGTCGATAAACCAATCAACAGACCCAACAGCGCCGCCACAGCTGCACCAATCAAAACCGCAAAAATCAGCGGTACGCCTTTCATACTCAACAATACTGTGGTATATGCACCAACAGTCATAAAGGCAACGTGTCCAAAATTAATTAGCCCCGTAAAGCCCCACTGTAAATTTAACCCCAGGCTAAACAGCGCAAAGGTTGCAGTAAAAGTTACCAAAAAAATTAGATAGCCAATCATGTCACGCTTGTGAAACGTAATGAAACAATGGACTTGAGACTTTAGACTTTAGACTATCTAGAGTCCTCTAACAAGGGGCAACCGTTTTATGAAAACAGCACCCGAAGAAAGAAGACGTTAATTTGTTCAGTGGTATTTAAGTATGAATTTTGTCAGAGGCCGGTTACAACGCTTAATTGCTAAGATGCCTAAGTTAATCGAGAAACTAACTGATGATAACTTGGAAGACACTTGGCAAGTTCTACAACAGGTTTATTATGACCTCTATATGCTCAAAGCCATCCAAGAGTCGAAGCAAAGCGTACAGCCAGGGGAAAGCCTAACTCGCGAAGAGGCTATACGTATGTTGCAATTCCCCTAAGTTTTTCCATCACCGGGGAAATGTGTTTGGCAGCATGAAGAGTGCAAAATAAATTGGGTGTGCCGATTAAAATAAGCTAAAGCTGGAAAGTGAAACTAGAAGTGCGCTACGCCCGGTCTTTTTTGCGTGACCTTAAAAATTTAGAGTACGCGGCTAGAGAACGCATCTATGAATTCGTTTTTGAAGAGTTCATGCGGATCAATCAAATTTATGACCTACCGGAATTACAGCGACTCGGTTCCGATACCATTTTCTACCGCTTCAGTATAGATGACTATCTGATTGCAATTGAGGTGACAGGGCATATTGTTAAATTCCTGCGGGTTCTGCCTAAACCGGATTTGTAAGTTGGGGACTGGGAATTGGGAATTGGGAATTGTGAATTGGGAATTGGGAATTGGGAATTGGGAATTGGAAGGACTCTTACCTAGTCCCTAGTCCCTAGTCAGTCCCCAGCCCCCAGCCCCTTCTCTTAGAGAGACGAAAAGAAATTCAGAATTTCACTTCTGGGTTGTTTCGGCACAAATACCGAATTTTAGACTGTAAGCACAGAAGTAATGCGATCGCTTACCTTACACTTGTGTTGACTAACACGCTTGGTGAGATTCGCTTATGGATGCAGTGGCACTTTGGCAACGGTACCAGGATTGGCTCTACTATCACGAGGGGTTAGAATTTTACCTCGATATCAGCCGGATGCGGTTTGATGATGAGTTTGTCCAATCAATGCAGCCGGGGTTTGAGAAGGCGTTTAAGGAGATGGCAGAATTGGAGGGAGGCGCGATCGCTAACCCTGACGAAAACCGCATGGTCGGACACTACTGGCTGCGCGATCCCGACTTAGCCCCCACCCCGGAAATAAAACAACAGATTGTCAAAACTTTAGAAAAAATTGAAGCCTTTACCCAAAAAGTCCATAGCGGGGAAATTAAACCCCCCAACGCCCCCAAATTTACCGACATTATCTCCATTGGCATTGGCGGTTCAGCACTTGGCCCTGAGTTTGTCGCCGAAGCCCTAGCGCCAGATTTCCCACCCCTGGCAATTCACTTCATCGACAACAGCGATCCCGCTGGTATCGACAGTATCCTCAACAAACTCAAAGGCCGACTAGCCAGCACCCTAGTCTTAGTCATCTCCAAATCTGGGGGAACGCCAGAACCGCGCAACGGCATGATTGAGGTGCAAACAGCCTTTGCTGCTCAGAATTTGAACTTTCCCCCTCAAGCCGTCGCCATCACAGGAGACGGCAGCAAATTAGACCAGCAGGCAAAGTCAGAAGGCTGGTTAGACACCTTCCCAATGGAAGACTGGGTGGGAGGACGAACTTCGGAAATGTCAGCCGTGGGGTTGGTTCCAGCCGCTTTGCAAGGCATCGACATCCGCGCTATGCTTGCTGGTGCAAAAGAAATGGATGCCGCTACCCGCATCCCCAAGCTGAAAGAAAACCCAGCGGCGCTGCTTGCCCTCAGCTGGTACTTCGCTGGCAACGGCAAAGGCGAAAAAGACATGGTGGTGTTGCCTTACAAAGACAGCCTGCTGCTATTCAGCCGCTATCTGCAACAGCTAGTGATGGAATCTTTGGGCAAGGAAAGAGACCTCGACGGTAATATCGTTCACCAAGGCATCGCCGTCTATGGCAACAAAGGCTCAACCGACCAACACGCCTATGTTCAGCAGTTGCGAGATGGGGTTCCGAATTTCTTCTTAACCTTTATTGAAGTGTTACGCGATCGCTCTGGCAACTCCCCAGAAATAGAGCCTAGTGTCACATCAGGCGACTATCTATCCGGTTTCTTGCAGGGAACGCGACAAGCTCTTTACGAAAATCACCGAGATTCTATCACCGTGACGATTGGGCAAGTCAATCCCCGCATGGTGGGAGCGTTAATTGCATTGTATGAGCGGGCTGTTGGATTTTATGGAATCCTTGTCAATATCAATGCTTATCACCAACCAGGTGTAGAAGCTGGTAAAAAAGCTGCCGCCACCATTCTCGACTTGCAGAAACAAGTTTTGCAAGTTCTACAGGAAGAAGGCACTGCCCTCTCTCTTACCCAATTAGCACAGAAAGCTGGTGCTTCCGATCAAGTTGAGGCGATTTACAAAATCCTGCGGCATCTCCATGCCAACCACCGGGGTGTCGCCTTAGAAGGCAATTTTGCCAAACCAGCGACTTTGATGGTTTCCGCCACCTAATTTCTCGTTTTCTCGTTCCCAGACTCAGGTGGGAAAATAGCTCGTTTGCCCTCTCTCCAACCTCTCCGGGAGCAAGGGGAGGGGCAACAGGCTCCCCTTCCCGCACTTCGTGCCGCTTCGCTAACGTAGGCAAAACTGGGTGATTAGGTTTTTCAGAGGTGGTAGTGTTTTTGTGGGGGAGGTTCCAGCCTGGAGTTTAGGCTAAAAACAGGCGATCGCTGGAGTGATTTAATGCCCTTCATCATCTGGGAACTGTGGTTGGTGTGGAAAATCTCCCGGTTGGAAACAAAGTCAGTCTCGCTAACATAGAATCAAATATTTTGTGGTTAAAAAGGTACTCAAATTTCTAAGTCTCGGCTCTCAAGAGTCACCTAGCTTGACTCTAAACTTCAGTAGGTAGCTAGAGAAGGAATATTGCACCCTAAAATTTCGGGGTAATGCTAAAAGCATTACCCCGAAATTTTTTGCGCCCTAAATCAATGCCTTAATGGCATCAGCATCAAACAACAAAAAGGTCATTATTAGTCATCGCTAAGCCAGTTGAGACCTGAGCTATTTGGATTTGTCCAGCTCCACCTTTACCATCAACATCAAAGAACAAACCACCCGTACTCTGGTTGTAGATAAAGCGATCGCTGCTATCAGATGCACTAGCACCCAGCCAAAACTGTTGGGCGGTAATTACAGCTCCAGTAACTAAATCGCTACCAAAGTTATCACTGAAAACGTGGATCGTATCCTCAGCAACATTAAAATCAGCGATGGTATCCATCCCTTCGCTAGGGCTGGCAAAGACAAAGATATCTGCACCTTTACCGCCTTTAAGCAAATCATTGCCCGTACCACCAAACAGCGTATCGTTATTGTAATTGCCTACAAGGGTGTCATTGCCAGCGCCACCAATGAGAGTATCATTCCCAACTTTTCCTCGCAGGAAGTTGTTAGCTGCATTCCCAATCATCAGGTTGCCAGAATTGTTACCGATCCCACTAATAGCACTGTCACCCTCAAGCGAGAGATTTTCAATGCCAGCGCTGAGAGTAGTGCTAACCGAAGTCACGAGGAAGTCGGTGAGCATAGCTGTACCCGTTGGAGTGGCGATAGTGGCGTTGGTGGGATTGGATAGATTAACGCTGAAAGATTCCAGCGCTTCGCTTAGGGAGTCGTTGAGAATCGGGACGCTGATAGTAGCGGTAGTTTCTCCAGGCGCAAACATGAGTTGTCCAGAGGTGGCGGTGTAGTCTGAGCCAGCTGTAGCACTCCCGGTGACAGTGGCATAGTTGACTGTCACC is a genomic window containing:
- a CDS encoding branched-chain amino acid ABC transporter permease, with the protein product MIGYLIFLVTFTATFALFSLGLNLQWGFTGLINFGHVAFMTVGAYTTVLLSMKGVPLIFAVLIGAAVAALLGLLIGLSTLRLREDYLAIVTIGVAELLRLVALNEEELTFGSFGVQARTSVGRSGYALPLDSLPLDLNIGLMVLSLLVLGLTFWLLERLVRSPWGRVLKAIREDEQIPKALGKNVFWYKLQAFMLGGAIAGVAGSFYAWYLKTVYPTNFEPLITFNAWTIVVLGGAGSNLGTILGAIIFSAYFEATRFILPGLVNLDSARLGALRIMLIGLILMLLMIWRPQGILGKKEELTLGK
- a CDS encoding glucose-6-phosphate isomerase translates to MDAVALWQRYQDWLYYHEGLEFYLDISRMRFDDEFVQSMQPGFEKAFKEMAELEGGAIANPDENRMVGHYWLRDPDLAPTPEIKQQIVKTLEKIEAFTQKVHSGEIKPPNAPKFTDIISIGIGGSALGPEFVAEALAPDFPPLAIHFIDNSDPAGIDSILNKLKGRLASTLVLVISKSGGTPEPRNGMIEVQTAFAAQNLNFPPQAVAITGDGSKLDQQAKSEGWLDTFPMEDWVGGRTSEMSAVGLVPAALQGIDIRAMLAGAKEMDAATRIPKLKENPAALLALSWYFAGNGKGEKDMVVLPYKDSLLLFSRYLQQLVMESLGKERDLDGNIVHQGIAVYGNKGSTDQHAYVQQLRDGVPNFFLTFIEVLRDRSGNSPEIEPSVTSGDYLSGFLQGTRQALYENHRDSITVTIGQVNPRMVGALIALYERAVGFYGILVNINAYHQPGVEAGKKAAATILDLQKQVLQVLQEEGTALSLTQLAQKAGASDQVEAIYKILRHLHANHRGVALEGNFAKPATLMVSAT
- a CDS encoding cytotoxic translational repressor of toxin-antitoxin stability system — translated: MKLEVRYARSFLRDLKNLEYAARERIYEFVFEEFMRINQIYDLPELQRLGSDTIFYRFSIDDYLIAIEVTGHIVKFLRVLPKPDL